A part of Ammospiza caudacuta isolate bAmmCau1 chromosome 5, bAmmCau1.pri, whole genome shotgun sequence genomic DNA contains:
- the CCDC107 gene encoding coiled-coil domain-containing protein 107, producing the protein MALSAVQQVLVSAVLVLCVFAVMPRMFGGGGGGRPGRSPRGGKAGPGHYDPRQHGRGSPQTVYQVHRTPGNSDSNTYQSFQQMRNAMEKEIKSERTRGNGRELAFTLMPLYALGVGAFAAYKLLKMKSHEESNSKKEKSTEDKAKETEHQLLELEQHLAQTEKMLNSLLTQLDPLSNCVNALACEQKDEIMTQLQSIRRLMKESGLDKSENKMKDLGHICDEKLEDLIQSFAEHSQEKEMDNREDDCNGDLVEDIDNDYKIEEHELHSECEIHQLEPDVEDEEMISKDAIESEEMGLRRRNRCEWNLHM; encoded by the exons ATGGCGCTGTCGGCCGTGCAGCAGGTGCTGGTCTCGGCCGTGCTGGTGCTCTGCGTCTTCGCCGTCATGCCCAGGATGTTCGGGGGAGGAGGcggcgggcggcccggccgGTCCCCGCGGGGCGGCAAGGCCGGCCCCGGCCACTACGATCCCCGTCAGCACGGCAGAG gtagTCCTCAGACAGTTTATCAAGTTCACCGGACTCCAGGAAATTCTGACAGTAATACTTACCAGAGTTTTCAACAGATGAGAAATGCAATGGAGAAAGAGATCAAAAGCGAGAGAACGAGAGGAAACGGTCGAGAGTTAGCATTCACCCTCATGCCATTGTATGCTCTTGGAGTGGGAGCGTTTGCAGCATACAAACTTCTTAAG atgaagTCACATGAAGAAAGTAactccaaaaaggaaaaaagtacagAAGACAAGGCAAAGGAAACAG AGCATCAGCTTTTAGAACTGGAGCAACATCTAGCACAGACAGAGAAAATGTTAAATTCTTTATTGACTCAGTTGGATCCACTTTCAAACTG TGTCAATGCTTTAGCTTGTGAGCAGAAAGATGAAATAATGACACAGCTCCAATCAATTAGACGACTGATGAAAGAAAGTGGATTGGATAAATCAGAAAATAAGATGAAag aTCTTGGACACATTTGTGATGAGAAACTTGAAGATCTCATTCAGTCGTTTGCCGAACATTCtcaagagaaagaaatggaCAACAGAGAAGATGACTGTAATGGAGATTTGGTTGAGGATATTGATAATGATTACAAAATAGAAGAGCATGAATTACATAGTGAATGTGAAATACATCAGTTGGAGCCAGATGTAGAAGATGAAGAAATGATAAGCAAAGATGCCATTGAATCAGAAGAGATGGGACTGAGGAGACGCAACAGATGTGAATGGAATCTGCATATGTAA